The Microbacterium sp. Root61 genomic interval GGGGGAGTGCGCGCCGGTGGGCGCGGTGACACGGATGCCGGTGAGGATGCCGCAATGCTGGGTGAAGGGCTGAAGCGGGTGCTCGACTCCGCCGCAGCCGTCGAGAAAGCCTCCGTGCTGTCTGCGGACCGCGGGCGGGCGTTCTCCTGGCGTGAAGCCGCCGAGAGGGTCTGGCAGCTCCACGCGGAACTATAGGCGTCCTGCGAATCCTCTGATTTCGGCGTGTCGTTCGCGGTGAGCCTCCTGTGATTCGCCTGCCACTTCAGTCACACTGGTTTCATGATGGCCGCACGGAAGACGAACGCGCGCGCGTCCTGGACGATGGCCACACGTGTGTGGATCGCTGTGCTGGCCGTGCTGATCGGTGGACTCACCGCCACGACCGCCAGCGCGGCGGTGGAGCCCGATACGCAGGTCGTTGCGACCGACGGCGCACAGGCCTCGACCGGTGGCGCGTCCGCAGTCGGAGGCCCGGTCAAGACCGCTGACCTCTCGCAGTTCGATCCCGGGATGATCATCAGCGATGCGGTGTTCTTCGACAGCGGCACCATGACCGAAGCCCAGATCCAGGCCTTCCTCGAGGCCAAGGTCCCGAGGTGCGACTCAGGGTACGTCTGTTTGAAGGACTGGTACGACACCTCACGAGTGACGGGTGCAGATGCCATGTGTGGCGCGTACTCCGGCGGAATGCGCGAGCGCGCGTCGGCGATCATCTACAAGGTGGCCAAGGCGTGCGGGATCAACCCGCAGGTCATTCTGGTGATGCTGGAGAAGGAACAAGGGCTCGTGCGCCACGTGTGGCCGAGCGACTGGCGTTACACGATCGCGATGGGTCAGGGATGCCCCGACACTGCCGCGTGCGACACCCGCTACTACGGCTTCTTCAACCAGGTCTACGGGGCGGCCTGGCAGCTCAAGCGCTACGCGAACCCGGCCGGCACGAGTCAGTACTTCACCTGGTATGCGCCGGGCAAGACCTGGAATGTGCGGTACCACCCGGAGATCAGCTGCGGCTCCTCGCCGGTGCGCATCCAGAACCAGGCGACGGCGAACCTCTACTACTACACGCCCTATCAGCCGAACGCCGCGTCGATCCGAGCGGGATACGGCGAGGGCGACGGATGCTCAAGTTACGGCAACCGCAATTTCTTCCAGTACTTCAATGACTGGTTCGGGTCGACGGTCGGCCAGGTCGGTCTGCCCTTCGGCAACATCGAGCTCGTCGAAGCGCGGCCGGGAGAGTTCGTCGTCTCGGGCTGGGCAATCGACCCCGATTCGAGCGAGCCGATCTCAGTCCACGTGTATGCAGGTTCCAACAGCATCGCTGTGGCTGCAAACGTTGAGCGCCCCGATGTCGCCGGCGCCTATCCCGGTCTGGGGAGCAAACACGGATTCACCGCGCGAGTTCCCGCGATCGGCGAGGGACTGACGAATGTGTGCGTGTACGCGATAAATGTCGGACGAGGCGCGAATGTGCTCATGGGTTGCGTGACTCGCTTTGCCATGAGCGGCTCTCCGGTCGGAGAATTGGGATCCGTGACGGCCACAGACGGGACGGTCAACGTCGTCGGGTGGGCAATCGATCCAGACACGGCCGAACCGATCGACGTGCACATCTACGTCGACTCATTCAGCGTCGCGATGAAATCGGATGTAGCGCGCACGGATCTTCCCTCGGCGTATGCCGCCTATGGAACCAAGCACGGGTTCTCGGGCACGATCAAAGCCTCTCCTGGGGTTCATAGAGTGTGTGCGTATGGCATCAACGTCGGTCCAGGCGGTCATATCGAACTTGGCTGTAAATCGGTGACCGTGCCCGGAACTGTGGATCTCGGCCGCCCGCCGATTGGCGTCTTCGAGGGGCTTTCGGTGTCGGGGAACAACGCGGTCGCGAGCGGTTGGGCGATCGATCCCGACACCACCAGCCCCATCGCCGTACATATCTACATCGGCTCCGTCGGCGCCGCGTTCACGGCTGACAAGATCCGGACCGATGTAGGGAATGCCTACCCCGCGTCTGGGGCGAACCATGGTTTCGGGGAGCAGCTCACGTTGCCAGATGGCCAGTCCGATGTATGCGTATATGCCATCAACAACGGAGTAGGCGGACACACTCTTCTCGGCTGCCGAAGCGTGATGGTGGGGATGTCGGACCTGGGACGGGCTCCGATCGGAGGCTTCGAAGGCCTGACTGTCACAGGAAGCACCGCGATCGCCTCCGGTTGGGCATTGGATCCTGACACCACGAAGTCGATCAAGATTCATCTCTACGTCGGGTCCAGAAGCGCCGAGTACACGGCGGACAAGCCTCGCCCGGATGTTGAGCGTGCCTACCCTGGGTACGGCCCCAACCACGGATTCGGCGAGCAGTTGACGCTACCGCCGGGTCGTTCCGAAGTGTGCGCCTACGCGATTAACGCCGGTCCGGGCGGCCATGCGTTCCTTGGCTGCCGTACCGCGAATGTCGCGTCCACGGTCGTTGATCGGGGTCGTGCGCCCTTCGGAACGCTTGAAGCGGTGGTTCCCAGTTCAGGCGGTGCCACAATCTCAGGCTGGGCCCTCGACCCGGATACCAGTGATCCGATCCAGATTCATATCTATGTGGACGATGTGAGCGCCGCGTACTCAGCAAATAAGGTTCGCGAAGACGTCGGTGCCGTCTATGGACTTGGGAACACACACGGCTTCGGTGAGACCTTGCCGATGTCGCCTGGCAATCACCGTGTGTGCGTGTACGCGATCAACAACGGAGCCGGAGGCAACGCTTTCATTGCCTGCCGCGACGTCACAGTGCCCTAATCAAGCGTTGAGGTAGCGGCGGAGGCTTTCTTCGACGTCAGCAGGATCGAACCCAGTAGAAATGATCTTCGCAAGTTCCAGGACACTGTTGCGTGGCCGAGGAGACACCGGTCCCGTGACCGACGCGAAGTACGCGTCGGTCGTGACGTCGGTGACGCGGGTAGCATCGTGGCCGGTGAGCGCGAAGACCCGACGTGCGACGTCCGCCCAGCTCGTGGGCTGGCCACTGCCTGTCAGGTTGTAGGTGCCGAACGGTGCGCGGGCGTCCAGCAGATGGCGGATGCCCCGTGCCAGGTCGTTCGTGAAGGTCAGCCGGCCGACCTGGTCGCCGACGACCTTCGGATCGATGCCGCGTTCGGCGAGCGAGGCCATCGTCCGGACAAAGTTCTTGCCTTCACCGATCACCCAGGATGTGCGCACGACATAGTGGCGCGGGACAGTCGCCACGACGGCATCGCCCGCAGCCTTCGTCTGGCCGTAGACGCCGAGCGGTGCGAAGGGCGCGTCCTCGGCGTACGCGCCTTCGGCGCTTCCGTCGAAGACATAGTCGCTCGAGATGTGGACCAGTGTGATGCCGTTCTCCGCGGCGACGGCCGCGAGCGCGGCGATCCCCCTCGCGTTCGCGGCCCACGCCGCACTGCGTCCGTCGGCGGTCTCCGCAAGGTCGACGGCGGTATAGGCGGCGGCGTTGACGATCGTGGCGTAGTCGCGCCACCGCCGGGCCGACGCCAGCCCCGCTCCCGTGACGTCGAGTTCGGCACGGGAGGCGTACTCGATATGCTCCGCCTCCCCGAACTCCTCGCGCAGTGCGAGCCCGAGCTGGCCGCCGGCGCCCAGGACGAGGATCTTCTTCGGCGGGATCGGTGCGACATCCGCCAGCCGCGGGTGGGCGAGGTCCTTGGGGGAGATCTCGACCTCGCTGAGGGGGATCGGCCACTCGATCGCCGCGGTCTCGTCGGCTAGGTTCAGGAACGAGTACGCGGCGTCCGGCGACCAATGGTCGTTGACGAGGTACGTGTACGCGGTGTCGGCCTCGAGCGTCTGGTACGAGTTACCCACGCCGCGCGGAACGAAGATCGCGCGAGAGGGGTCGAGCTCGGTGGTGAAGACGGCGCCGAAGGTCGGGCCCTCGCGCAGGTCGACCCATGCACCGAAGATGCGTCCCGTTGCCACCGAGACCCACTTGTCCCAAGGCTCGGCATGGATGCCCCGTGTCGTGCCGATCGCGTCGTTGAACGAGATGTTGTTCTGGACCGGCCCGAAGTCGGGGAGGCCGAGGGCCGTCATCTTCTCGCGCTGCCAGTTCTCCTTGAACCAGCCGCGCGAGTCCCCGTGCACGGGGAGCTCGAAGACGACCATGCCGGGGATCGGCGTCTCGACGATGGCGAGCGGCTTGCCGAACTCCGCCATCACTGGCCCTTGGACGCGTAGAACGCCTCGACGCCGTCCTTCGCCGGCGCCCACCACGACTCGTGGTCGCGGTACCACTGGATCGTCGCGGCCAGGCCCGCCTCGAAGTCGCCGTACGAGGGGGTCCAGCCCAGTTCGGTGCGCAGCTTCGTCGAGTCGATCGCATAGCGCAGGTCGTGTCCGGCGCGGTCGGTGACGTGATCGTAGGCGTCGCGAGGCTGACCCATCAGCTCGAGGATGAGTTCGACGACGTCCTTGTTGTTCTTCTCGCCGTCGGCGCCGATCAGGTAGGTCTCGCCGATCTCGCCCTTGTCGAGGATCGTCAGCACTGCGGAGGAATGATCGTCGGCGTGGATCCAGTCGCGGACGTTCTCGCCCTTGCCATAGAGCTTGGGGCGGATGTCACGGACGACGTTCGTGATCTGGCGCGGAATGAACTTCTCCACGTGCTGGTACGGGCCGTAGTTGTTCGAACAGTTGGAGATGGTGGCCTGCACACCGAACGACCGCACCCAGGCGCGCACGAGCAGGTCGGACCCTGCCTTGGTCGACGAGTAGGGCGAGGAGGGGTTGTACGGCGTGGACTCGGTGAATCTGGCGGGATCGTCGAGCTCGAGGTCGCCGTAGACCTCGTCGGTCGAGATGTGATGGAACCGCGTCCCATGGCGGCGGGCGGCTTCCAGCAGTGTGTAGGTGCCGATGATGTTCGTATCCAGGAACGGACGCGGGTTGTCCAACGAGTTGTCGTTGTGGGACTCCGCGGCGTAGTGCACGACGGCATCCGCTTCGGAGAAAAGTGTGTCCACCAGCGCCGCATCCGTGATGTCGCCCTCCACGAACCGCACGCGATCGGCGGGCAGGTCAGCCAGGGACGCACGGTTTCCCGCGTATGTCAGGGCATCGAGGACAGTGACGTGGCGGTCGGTGTGCTCCACGAGGTGGTGGACGAAGTTCGATCCGATGAAGCCTGCGCCACCGGTCACGAGGATTCTCTGCATCCCTCGAGGATACCGTCGAGGCTCGGCGCGCCGAGTCCCGACGTTTGGTGCCGGGGTCGCAATCGGGGACACTGGTGGGTATGCGTGGCATCATTCTGGCCGGCGGCACCGGGTCGCGGCTCCACCCCATCACCCTGGGGATTTCTAAGCAACTGGTCCCGGTGTACGACAAGCCGATGATCTACTACCCGCTTTCGACGCTCATCCTGGCGGGGATCCAAGACATCCTGATCATCACGACGCCTCAGGATGCGGACCAGTTCCAGCGTCTGCTGGGCGATGGGTCGCAGTTCGGCGTGTCGATCACGTACGTGAGCCAGCCGTCTCCGGACGGTCTTGCACAGGCGTTCATCCTCGGCGAGGATCACATCGGCTCAGACACCGTCGCGCTCGTTCTGGGCGACAACATCTTCTACGGACAGGGCATGGGCACACGCCTCCGCCAGTACAACGATCTGACCGGCGGTGTCGTGTTCGGCTACTGGGTCGATGACGCTGCGGCGTACGGCGTCGTCGAATTCGACGCCCAGGGACGAGTGGTCTCCCTCGAGGAGAAGCCCGTTGTGCCGAAGAGCAACTATGCGGTGCCAGGACTGTACTTCTACGACAACGACGTCGTGGAGATCGCGAAGGGGCTCGAGCCCTCCCCGCGAGGCGAGCTCGAGATCACCGACGTCAACAAGGCGTACCTCCAGCGAGGCGATCTGAAGGTGGAGCTCCTGCCGCGTGGCACTGCGTGGCTGGACACGGGCACGTTCGACTCCCTGAGCGAGGCGACGGACTTCATCCGGACGGTCGAGAAGCGCCAGGGGCTCTCGATCGGCTGCCCCGAAGAGGTCGCATGGCGGATGGGGTTCCTGAGCGACGACGAGTTGCGACAGCGCGCCGAACCGCTGGTCAAGAGCGGGTATGGCGCCTATCTCCTCAAGGCGCTCGCACAGGGTGCGCCCGGCCGCGCCGTCTAGGATCGACGCGGTCGCACCACGCCTGAAGCAGCACTCTGCATCCGGCTGGTGCGACACGAATGTGGAGAGTCATGACAGAAGCTGAACCGGCGCGCCCGATCGCGGCTCCCTCGGTGTTCCCGGAAGAGGGGAAACGCCTGGTCATCTACGTCGTGTACGACCAGCGGGGCGACGTCGACGACTTCATCCCGTTCGCGCTGGAGGGCCTGCGCGCCCACGCTTCCAAAATCCTCGTGATGGTGAACGGATCGCTCAGTGCGGCCGGCCGGGCGAAGCTCGCCCCGGTGTCGGACGAGATCATCGTCCGCGACAACATCGGCTTCGATATCTGGGCTCACAAGGAAGCCCTCGACCACGTCGGCAGCGGCATCGCCGAGTTCGACGAAGTCGTGATGACGAATGACACCTGGTTCGGGCCGGTGCGTCCGTTCGGTCCGGTGCTCGATCGTATGGGGGATCGATCGGTGCACTTCTGGGGCATGACCGATCACGCTCGTGAAGACCCGAACCCGTTCACTCAGAAGGGTGTGCTGCCGTACCACCTGCAGTCGTTCTGGATCGCTGTCAGGCGAGCGATGTTCCTGTCGCCGGAATGGGCGCGGTATTGGCGGGAGCTCCCCGCGATGCCGTCGTATTTCGACGCCGTTCTCAAGCATGAAGCGGTCTTCACGGAGCGTTTCGGCGACGCCGGGTACGTGCATGATGTCGCGTATCGTTCCGCCGACTATCCGACCGATCACCCCGCGCTGTTCAACCCGGACCTGCTGCTCGCTGACGGGTGCCCCGTCCTGAAGCGTCGTCCCTTCTTCCACTACCCGCCGTTCTTGGACCGCCATGCCGTCATCGGTCGACAGATCCTCGCCGAGGTCGGTGACTACGGCTACCCCCTGGCGCTGATCTGGCAGAACCTCGCTCGCAACGTCAAGCCGAAGGTGCTCAACACCGACGCGGGCATGCTCGAAGTGCTCCCTGACGTCGATGTGTCCTACGACCCGACGCGTCCGATGCGTGTCGCCGCGGTCGTCCACGTCCGCGGGAGCGACGAGCTCGGCGACGTCTTCGACCGTCTCGCGGCGTTGCCTGTGGCGTTCGATCTGATCGTCACCACGTCGGCTCCTGATCGACTCGAGTCGCTCCAGGCGACGATCGACGCGTTACAGGGGCAGGCGGTGCGCCGAGATGTCAGGCTCGTTCCGTCACGCCGCGGTCGCGACATGAGCGCCTTTTTCGTGGGCTCTCGCGATGTCCTGGAGGATGACGCCTACGACCTCGTCGTCAAGGTCCACACTCGGGTACCCAAGAAGCGCGGCGTGAACACGGCACGCTACTTCCGCCGCTACGAGGTCGAGAACCTGCTGAGCAGCCCCGGGTACTTCGCGAACGTGCTGGGACTTTTCCAGCGCGAGTCCGGACTGGGGGTCGTCTTCCCGCCGATGCTGCACCTCGGCTATGCGACCCCGGGTCGCGCGTGGCTGCTGTATCGCGAACGGGCCGTCGAACTGTGCGCTGAGCTCGGAATCCGGGTCCCGCTCGACGGGGTTTCCCCCCTGGCCCCCCTCGGTGGGATGTGGATCGCGCGTCCGTCCGCGATGCGGCTTCTCAGAGATGCGAACTGGGGCTTCTCCGACTATTCGGCTTCGCCGCGCGCGAAGGGGTCGGACCTCGGCCGGCTCCAGGAGCGCCTCATTCCTCTCGCTGCCGGCGAGCTCGGGTTCCATTCCCGAACGATCATGAATGCGGAACACGCAGGCATCAGTCACGGTTCGCTCGAGTACAAGATCGACCAGCTGTCCGCGACCACCCCTGGGTACCCTGTGGATCAGATCCAGTTCCTTCACCGTGCCGGGTGGGCCGGGCACGGCGGCATCATCGCTCTCACGCGGATGTACATCAATCTCAACCACCCGCGGCTTGCCGAGGCGGTGCGCCCAGTCACGAGGCCGCTCGGCGGCATCGCGCGACGGGGGATCTTCGCGATGCGAGCGATCAAGAGCAGATTGCGTGGCGGTTCGACGGCAGATGGGACGGGCGCATGACGGCGACAATGGCGACGCCTGAGCGCGTCGCGGAAGTGTTCCCGGTCGGCGGCAGCCGATTGATCATCTACGTCGTCTACGACAGGCGGGGCGGCGTCGAGGACTACGTTCCCCACGCGCTCGCCGCGCTGCGGGATCATGCGACTCGCATGCTCGTCGTGATCAATGGGTCATTGTCGGACGAGGGACGGGCCAAGCTCGAACCCGTCGCCGACGAGATCCTCGTGCGCGAGAACGTCGGATTCGATATCTGGGCGCACAAGGACGCACTCGAGCATGTCGGTACCGCAATCGCCGAGTACGACGAGGTCCTCCTCACCAACGACAGCTGGTTCGGTCCTGTGCGGCCGTTCGGCCCGGTGTTCGATCGCATGGATGCGCGTGCTGCCCACTTCTGGGGCATGACCGATCACGGCAAAGAGGTGCCGAATCCCTTCACGAAGAAGGGCGAGCTCCCCGTTCATCTGCAGTCCTATTGGATCGCGGTGCGACGCGAGATGCTCCAGTCGGAGGAGTGGGCGCGCTACTGGCGCGAACTGCCGCCGATGGCGGAGCACTTCGACGGTGTGCTGCTGCACGAAGCTGTTTTCACAGCACACTTCGATTCCCTCGGATTCACCCAAGACGTCGCCTTCAACCATCTCGACTACGACACGAAGAACCCATCGCTGTTGAATGCCGACGCGCTGCTGGACAACGGGTGCCCCGTGCTCAAACGTCGTCCGTTCTTCCAGTGGCCGCCCTATCTCGACCGTTTCGCGGTCATCGGCCGGTGGACGTTGGAGAAGGCGGCGTCATACGGCTATCCGGTGGAGCTCATCTGGCGGAACCTCGCCCGCAACGTCCCGCCGAGAGACCTGAACGCGGATGCGTGCATGCTCGAAGTGCTCCCGGAGATCGACGTGTCCTACGACCCGACCGAGCCCTTCCGCACGGTGGTCATCGCGCATATCTTCTATGAGGAGATGACCGGCGAGATACTCGACCGCGCGGACACGCTACCGGGTGCCTACGACCTCGTCGTGACGACGCCGGACGCGACGAGGGCTGCGGCGATCCAGGCGGCCATCGACGCGCGAGGAACGACGCGCGGGAGCGTCGACGTGCGGGTCCTCGCATCGAACGACGGCCGCGACCAGAGCGCCTTCCTGATCGGATGCCGCGACGTGCTGCTCAGCGGCGCGTACGACCTCGTCGTGAAGATCCACTCCAAGAAGACGGTCCAGGACGGGTACAACATCGGCCGCCACTTCAAGGCGCAGCAGTTCGAGAACCTCCTGAGTAGCCCCGGGTACACCGCGAACCTGATCGCGCTGTTCCAGAAGGAGCCGGGCCTCGGACTGGTGTTCCCACCGACGATCCACATCGGATACCCGACCATGGGCCGGGGATGGTGGTCGAACAAGCCGGGATTCGAGAAGCTCGCGGCCGAATTCGGGATCCAGGTGCCGCTGGACGAGATCTCACCACTGGCGCCGTACGGTTCGATGTTCGTCGCGCGGCCAGAGGCATTGCGCGTCCTCGTCGAGCAGGACTGGACCTACGATAAGTTCGGTGGCGCGGAAGCCTACCGCGACGGCGGGCTCGCGCACATCCTGGAGCGGATGCCCTGCTACGCGGCGGGCGAGCTCGGTTACCACAGCCGGACGGTGTCGAACTTCGAGTACATGTCGATCAGCCATACGACGTTCGAGTTCAACTTCGACGAGATGTCGGCCACGATCCCCGGCTACACCTACGAGCAGATCGAGTTCCTGAAGCTCGCGGGCTACGTCGGGCACGGGCGCGCTCGTGACTTCGCCCGCATCTACATGCGGTTGTGGCATCCGGGTACCGGCGCGAAGGTCGGTCGGGCGCTCGAGCCCGACCGGTGGCTCGGTCGATGGACACGCCGCCTCCGGCATCCCCGAGCCTCAGCGCGGAACCTGCTGCGGCGGAACTCGAAATGATGGCCGGTCCAGAACCCCTGACTGGGACGGATATAGTGCCTTGGTTGGGCATAGACGCGAGTAGGACCCTTGGAAACTTCTGAACGATATCAACGGCTCGCTGCGGAGCCGTTCCTCACCGTCGACGCACGCGGGATGCACCCGGCAGGCCGGGGGGGAAAGATCCGCGAGATCCTGT includes:
- a CDS encoding sugar nucleotide-binding protein, which gives rise to MAEFGKPLAIVETPIPGMVVFELPVHGDSRGWFKENWQREKMTALGLPDFGPVQNNISFNDAIGTTRGIHAEPWDKWVSVATGRIFGAWVDLREGPTFGAVFTTELDPSRAIFVPRGVGNSYQTLEADTAYTYLVNDHWSPDAAYSFLNLADETAAIEWPIPLSEVEISPKDLAHPRLADVAPIPPKKILVLGAGGQLGLALREEFGEAEHIEYASRAELDVTGAGLASARRWRDYATIVNAAAYTAVDLAETADGRSAAWAANARGIAALAAVAAENGITLVHISSDYVFDGSAEGAYAEDAPFAPLGVYGQTKAAGDAVVATVPRHYVVRTSWVIGEGKNFVRTMASLAERGIDPKVVGDQVGRLTFTNDLARGIRHLLDARAPFGTYNLTGSGQPTSWADVARRVFALTGHDATRVTDVTTDAYFASVTGPVSPRPRNSVLELAKIISTGFDPADVEESLRRYLNA
- the rfbB gene encoding dTDP-glucose 4,6-dehydratase, producing MQRILVTGGAGFIGSNFVHHLVEHTDRHVTVLDALTYAGNRASLADLPADRVRFVEGDITDAALVDTLFSEADAVVHYAAESHNDNSLDNPRPFLDTNIIGTYTLLEAARRHGTRFHHISTDEVYGDLELDDPARFTESTPYNPSSPYSSTKAGSDLLVRAWVRSFGVQATISNCSNNYGPYQHVEKFIPRQITNVVRDIRPKLYGKGENVRDWIHADDHSSAVLTILDKGEIGETYLIGADGEKNNKDVVELILELMGQPRDAYDHVTDRAGHDLRYAIDSTKLRTELGWTPSYGDFEAGLAATIQWYRDHESWWAPAKDGVEAFYASKGQ
- the rfbA gene encoding glucose-1-phosphate thymidylyltransferase RfbA encodes the protein MRGIILAGGTGSRLHPITLGISKQLVPVYDKPMIYYPLSTLILAGIQDILIITTPQDADQFQRLLGDGSQFGVSITYVSQPSPDGLAQAFILGEDHIGSDTVALVLGDNIFYGQGMGTRLRQYNDLTGGVVFGYWVDDAAAYGVVEFDAQGRVVSLEEKPVVPKSNYAVPGLYFYDNDVVEIAKGLEPSPRGELEITDVNKAYLQRGDLKVELLPRGTAWLDTGTFDSLSEATDFIRTVEKRQGLSIGCPEEVAWRMGFLSDDELRQRAEPLVKSGYGAYLLKALAQGAPGRAV
- a CDS encoding rhamnan synthesis F family protein; translation: MTEAEPARPIAAPSVFPEEGKRLVIYVVYDQRGDVDDFIPFALEGLRAHASKILVMVNGSLSAAGRAKLAPVSDEIIVRDNIGFDIWAHKEALDHVGSGIAEFDEVVMTNDTWFGPVRPFGPVLDRMGDRSVHFWGMTDHAREDPNPFTQKGVLPYHLQSFWIAVRRAMFLSPEWARYWRELPAMPSYFDAVLKHEAVFTERFGDAGYVHDVAYRSADYPTDHPALFNPDLLLADGCPVLKRRPFFHYPPFLDRHAVIGRQILAEVGDYGYPLALIWQNLARNVKPKVLNTDAGMLEVLPDVDVSYDPTRPMRVAAVVHVRGSDELGDVFDRLAALPVAFDLIVTTSAPDRLESLQATIDALQGQAVRRDVRLVPSRRGRDMSAFFVGSRDVLEDDAYDLVVKVHTRVPKKRGVNTARYFRRYEVENLLSSPGYFANVLGLFQRESGLGVVFPPMLHLGYATPGRAWLLYRERAVELCAELGIRVPLDGVSPLAPLGGMWIARPSAMRLLRDANWGFSDYSASPRAKGSDLGRLQERLIPLAAGELGFHSRTIMNAEHAGISHGSLEYKIDQLSATTPGYPVDQIQFLHRAGWAGHGGIIALTRMYINLNHPRLAEAVRPVTRPLGGIARRGIFAMRAIKSRLRGGSTADGTGA
- a CDS encoding rhamnan synthesis F family protein; this translates as MTATMATPERVAEVFPVGGSRLIIYVVYDRRGGVEDYVPHALAALRDHATRMLVVINGSLSDEGRAKLEPVADEILVRENVGFDIWAHKDALEHVGTAIAEYDEVLLTNDSWFGPVRPFGPVFDRMDARAAHFWGMTDHGKEVPNPFTKKGELPVHLQSYWIAVRREMLQSEEWARYWRELPPMAEHFDGVLLHEAVFTAHFDSLGFTQDVAFNHLDYDTKNPSLLNADALLDNGCPVLKRRPFFQWPPYLDRFAVIGRWTLEKAASYGYPVELIWRNLARNVPPRDLNADACMLEVLPEIDVSYDPTEPFRTVVIAHIFYEEMTGEILDRADTLPGAYDLVVTTPDATRAAAIQAAIDARGTTRGSVDVRVLASNDGRDQSAFLIGCRDVLLSGAYDLVVKIHSKKTVQDGYNIGRHFKAQQFENLLSSPGYTANLIALFQKEPGLGLVFPPTIHIGYPTMGRGWWSNKPGFEKLAAEFGIQVPLDEISPLAPYGSMFVARPEALRVLVEQDWTYDKFGGAEAYRDGGLAHILERMPCYAAGELGYHSRTVSNFEYMSISHTTFEFNFDEMSATIPGYTYEQIEFLKLAGYVGHGRARDFARIYMRLWHPGTGAKVGRALEPDRWLGRWTRRLRHPRASARNLLRRNSK